A window from Bos indicus isolate NIAB-ARS_2022 breed Sahiwal x Tharparkar chromosome 1, NIAB-ARS_B.indTharparkar_mat_pri_1.0, whole genome shotgun sequence encodes these proteins:
- the TM4SF1 gene encoding transmembrane 4 L6 family member 1, with translation MCYGRCAQCIGHSLVWLATLCIVANILLYFPNGETKYASDNHLSRFVWFFSGILGGGLLMFLPAFIFIGLDQEDCCGCCGHENCGKRCAMLSSILAALIGIGGSGYCVTVAALALEEGPRCMDASGQWNYTFANTEGDYLLDSSTWSQCVEPKHIVEWNVSLFSILLALGGIEFILCLIQVINGMLGGICGHCSSRQQQYDC, from the exons ATGTGCTACGGGAGATGCGCGCAATGCATCGGACATTCACTGGTGTGGCTCGCCACCCTCTGCATCGTCGCTAATATTCTGCTTTACTTTCCTAATGGGGAAACCAAGTATGCTTCTGATAACCATCTCAGCCGCTTCGTGTGGTTCTTCTCCGGTATCCTGGGAGGGGGCTTGCTG ATGTTCCTGCCAGCATTCATCTTCATTGGGCTGGACCAGGAAGACTGCTGTGGGTGCTGTGGCCATGAAAACTGTGGCAAAAGATGCGCG ATGCTGTCTTCTATACTGGCTGCACTCATTGGAATCGGAGGCTCTGGCTACTGTGTCACTGTGGCTGCGCTGGCCTTAGAGGAAGGACCAAGGTGCATGGATGCCAGTGGCCAGTGGAACTATACCTTTGCCAACACAGAGGGAGA TTACCTTCTGGATAGCTCCACATGGTCCCAATGCGTCGAACCCAAGCATATAGTGGAATGGAATGTCTCTCTGTTTTCGATCCTCTTGGCACTTGGTGGGATTGAATTCATCTTGTGTCTCATTCAAGTAATAAACGGAATGCTTGGAGGTATCTGTGGTCATTGTTCCTCTCGCCAACAG cAATATGACTGCTAG